One region of Miscanthus floridulus cultivar M001 chromosome 19, ASM1932011v1, whole genome shotgun sequence genomic DNA includes:
- the LOC136529484 gene encoding early nodulin-93-like, protein MNKKISMSSMVSRASLDQKLALAKRCSREATLAGAKAAAVATVASAIPTLASVRMLPWAKANINPTGQALIISTVAGMAYFIAADKKILSLARQHSFENAPEHLKNTSFQGTGRPHPAFFRP, encoded by the exons ATGAACAAAAAGATCAGCATGTCGTCGATGGTGAGCCGTGCGTCCCTCGACCAGAAGCTTGCCCTCGCCAAGCGCTGCTCCCGAG AGGCGACTCTCGCAGGGGCCAAGGCAGCAGCTGTAGCAACCGTTGCCTCCGCGATTCCCACT CTGGCGAGCGTTCGGATGCTGCCATGGGCGAAGGCCAACATCAACCCCACCGGCCAGGCACTCATAATCTCAACAGTTGCCGGGATGGCCTACTTCATTGCGGCGGACAAGAAGATCCTGTCGCTGGCGAGACAGCACTCGTTCGAGAACGCACCGGAGCACCTCAAGAACACCTCCTTCCAGGGCACCGGCCGTCCCCACCCGGCATTCTTCAGGCCTTAG
- the LOC136527719 gene encoding auxin-induced protein 5NG4-like, whose product MAMEEGAMPKAKLVAAVLVLEMLIAGFHVVSRAALDMGVSKMAFLVYRNGSALLVIAPVAYFLEKKDRPPLTLRLMIDFFMLAAVGVTFTQGLYILGLYYLSPTYVSVIQNSVPAITFVMAAVLRIEQVNIKSRHGLAKIAGTVITIAGATIITLYKGMPLTTTHSEGTHKLKDIKVILSPRFTWIAGCLVMFVNCLCLSAWMVLQVPVLKKYPAKLSSFTITLALGFIQLVVVAPFFESNIERWKIHSGGELLTILYAGIVVLGIAWYIMIWCINKGGPHFVSVFQPLQTVMVAIMASIFLGDRLYIGGVIGAVVIVAGLYCVLWAKSKETKSNSDLLSERSLAQNLLHEESYIMIEDL is encoded by the exons ATGGCGATGGAGGAGGGTGCCATGCCGAAGGCAAAGCTGGTAGCGGCGGTGCTGGTGCTGGAGATGCTCATAGCGGGCTTCCACGTCGTGTCTAGGGCGGCGCTCGACATGGGCGTCAGCAAGATGGCGTTCCTCGTCTACAGGAATGGCTCTGCCCTGCTTGTGATTGCTCCTGTTGCCTACTTCCTCGAAAA GAAAGATAGGCCACCCCTCACGTTACGTTTGATGATTGACTTCTTCATGTTGGCTGCAGTTGG GGTTACATTCACACAGGGGCTTTATATTCTTGGTTTGTACTACTTGTCACCAACTTATGTCTCTGTCATCCAAAACTCTGTCCCTGCAATCACATTTGTGATGGCTGCTGTTTTGAG AATTGAACAGGTAAATATTAAAAGCAGACATGGGCTGGCAAAAATAGCAGGCACGGTGATTACCATAGCAGGGGCAACCATCATAACCCTCTACAAAGGGATGCCATTAACGACAACACATTCAGAGGGTACCCACAAACTGAAAGACATTAAAGTTATCCTGAGTCCAAGATTTACCTGGATCGCAGGATGTCTCGTCATGTTTGTGAATTGTCTTTGTTTGTCTGCATGGATGGTTCTGCAG GTCCCAGTTTTGAAGAAATACCCAGCTAAGTTGTCATCTTTCACTATCACTTTGGCATTGGGGTTTATCCAACTCGTCGTTGTAGCACCATTTTTTGAGAGCAACATTGAAAGGTGGAAGATCCACTCTGGAGGCGAGCTTTTGACCATCTTATATGCT GGTATTGTGGTACTTGGTATTGCCTGGTATATTATGATTTGGTGCATAAATAAGGGAGGGCCTCACTTCGTTTCTGTCTTCCAACCATTGCAAACTGTCATGGTTGCTATCATGGCTTCTATTTTCCTTGGTGACAGACTCTACATTGGAGG AGTTATAGGTGCGGTGGTCATAGTTGCGGGTCTCTATTGTGTATTATGGGCAAAAAGCAAGGAGACCAAAAGCAACAGTGACCTGCTTTCTGAAAGAAGCTTGGCACAGAATCTCCTTCATGAAGAAAGTTACATTATGATCGAAGATCTATAA